CGCCGCTAGCTGAATGGGTTAAGGCTTTCATGGCACACACATTCGCAACTCTCGAAAGACTGCACGCGAACCAAAGAGGCGACGCGGCGGAACTCAGCCTGCACGACCCCGTTTGCGTATGGTACGCCCTGACCGCTGAAGACGAGGGGTGGAAACCATCCGAGCACTCACCTGAGGATATTCGGATAGAGACGACGGGCCAGTGGACGCGGGGAGCGTGTATCATTGATCGGCGAGACAGGCACCGGAttgatggggatgaggagagCTCGAGCGACCATGGATTGTGGTTGAGCATGAGGGCTGGAAACAGGGTCTGGAGGATGGATAAGTCGCCGGCGGAAAGTAACTTTGGCGAGATTTTGCTCGAGCGGCTCTTTAGTTTTACTTAGGTTAGGTTGCGGCTGTCTGATGCGCCGGGTGATCGGATCTCTCATGGTGGACGCAAGGGGGTGCGTTGGACATGCGGTTTGGATGTACGCCGTATGGTGGGAGAGATATGGGGGCCTGTGTATATGATAGACGCATAGACATCATGATATGTTCATTAGAAATGCACCTTGATAGAAGTCCACTGCCCCTTTTTGAAGAGTGTAGTTGTTGATCACGCGTATTTGAGTGGACATGATTCAGGGGGTGGCCGGGCTTAATAGGGTTTTCTCGGAACTTGCCAAGTATCTAGATTCTTATAGATGCCCTACCTTAAGCATTCTTGCAAATACTCCATACTCCAGCTACTGAAGTCCCACTTAACTTGCAATGGAGACACTATATAACTTAAGGTGAGCTAGCTATACACATCGTTTCCGAAAGCGATGTGGGTGATTCTTGAATGGTCTCGGGTTAGTTTCTTCGGTGTGGAATTAAGACCAATATGTATAATCATATGTAGCAAGAAGATCATTGCGTCACAGAATACTATAGATTCTCAGTTGAGTATCGATGTGGGTAGTGAGGCCCGAAGTCTTCCGGGTTCCTGGAGGAAAGCGTGCCTAATTCTTGAGGCGCCGAAATGGTAGATCATTTTCGAGTCTTATCAAAACCAGGTGTAACGTCATTTATTGAGTTTCCTGCTGGATATTTTGAATGGATACGAACTAATTGCTGTTTGTTAGTAGCTCTGATCTTGCGCTGACGGGTCGCACTTTCAATGATTTCCCCTGATATCACATATCACAGGCAGCATGGTTACAGTAGCATATCGCCGGCGGCTGGGATTGAGATCATCTCCTGGGTTAGCTTTGGGGAATGCAATTGATGATCCGTCTGAAGGTTTCGCagatattataatctaagaCATTGTTGGAGACGTATCTTTCGATAACCATTTAGCAGCTCCGGATTGgggaagagctggagaaggaagcgatTGAGTGCCTGGCTGACGCACACGAACACTCAGCACTCAGCAGCCAGCACAGCCCGGGGAGGAAAAGCCTCACACGATATCTGGATGATACCCCAGGCCCCATAGTGAGGGTGCAGTAAGCATAAAGAGCGGGATCCGGCGTAGTCCAATTAGACGTGGAGATTCAGCATGCGTGCCCAGGCAATGACCAGAAGGGCAATTGCAGTAAAGTGACCTACTGGAGTCATGTCGGGACAGTTACTCTCCAGCTTCGTAAGGCCAGAACCCATGTGCAGGCCGCAAGCTGGTATACCAATCAGTGAAGGATGCTCGCCAGCATGCTCTGGATCTCTCCGTTTTCACCCATGGCGGCAACAGGAGCGATACCACCCCCGCAAGCGACGAGAGGTTCAAGCAAGGGACGCCGGACAGCCGACCCATGAGAATGATGCACCGGGGCACGAGCAGCGAGAGCGTCGACGAGTTGGCGGAGGGCAAGCGGTCTCGTGCTTCGTCCGGCCAGCTGccgccagccaatcagcgggCGGGCAGCAACCGCGTGGGCGCTCCCAAGCACGCGACACCAACTGACGACCTCACTTGCAAGAGCTTCCTGAAACCCACCTTCTATCGTCGCCCTCCTTCGTCGATCCCTCCAATTTTCGTTGCCATGCCTGCGATCTGCTCTTATTACCATCCGCTGTACcatggctgctgcgccgTTTTCTCACGACTTTGCCACCATGTTGTTTTCGTTGCCGGAGATATAGAACCTGTCTTGTGCCGTGCCTGAGCCTCTCGGGTCCAAGGAACTCTCACCCCTCTTGTCGCCCTTATTTATCCTGTCGTTCTGCTTTCGTCTGACGGGCCCTGAGCTGAGTCTTACTTCCCCAGTGCGAAGTTGTACGACACCCAGTTGGACCAGGCGCTTCTTGTCCTACCTTGTTTCAGCCTGCCTCGCACCCCATAAGGCACCCTCCGCATGTAAGGAAGCCTGAGGATTATTGTCCTTCTCATACTCCCTTTACCAGACAATGTCACGTTCCCGTCTTCCTCCAACGCCCGCCATGTCTGGGGAGCTTATCATCAAGGACAAGGATCAGGCAATGATCGATGGCTCAGACGTCTTTGCTCTGCCGCCGGCTGCCTATAGTCCTTCGAAAGTGAACGATGCCAGCAGGAGGTCGTCCAAGTCGGACCCCTCGGTATTCTTCCCTGTATCACCGACATCACCGCGACTTGATCCGAGCCGCAATGCGAACCCTCCGTCGCAGGCCGGTTTCAAGAGACCCCTCGAAGATCTAgacctccctccccctcccacccGAACCCGCAAGATCATCCAGATGAAACCAAAAACCCAGAGCTCGCCGAAACCTGCCGCAGCCCCCGCGAAACCCGCTTCGAAGGGGAACACAAAGGCTGCCGCCAATAGCACTTCTCCGGCGGCttccaagaagaagcaacCGAGTGCCACCAGTGCAGCAGGACGGAAGATCGCACGAAAGACCGCGCACAGCTTGATCGAGCGGCGACGGAGGTCAAAAATGAACGAGGAGTTTTCGACCCTGAAGAATATGATCCCGGCTTGTCAGGGACAGGAGATGCATAAGCTTGCCATCCTACAGGTTCGTTTCCCATACCTACCAATGTTTCCCGAGACTCTTCTAACGCCTTGACCATCTAGGCTAGCATCGACTATGTCAACTACCTCGAGCAATGTATCCAGGGTCTCAAAACCCCCGGAGAACACAAACCGCTGGCACCGCCATCGTTGCCCGCCGCTCCCCTATCACCAACATCCCCCGAGTTCCTCGGGGAGGTCCAAGGCAGCACATACTCCGCATCAGTGTCACCCGAAGTACCTCCACACAGCGTAGCCAGCACCTCTCCAATGTACTCCCCTCGAAGCGGGATCCCCTTGGCCGGCGCAACATCAGAAATCCCACCCTCAATCCTTCCAAGTCCTGCGCTGGGACCAATTCGGGCCAACGAGCGCACGATGGGCCCCGGCCCCGCTCGCAGCTCATGGGCTGTTCCGTCTGCCACAACCTCGCCTGCTATCCAACCCCgcttctccaacgcctctTCTGCCGACATGGACCACGAAGCTTCCGCCGCGCTACTCATGCTGAACCGGGATCCTCGAGGATCAATCGACTCTGGCCATGGCGGCTCGGTAAGCTCGTCTGTCTCTCGCGAGGACGAGAAGTACAAGGTCTCCGACCAGCAGCGCAAGAGGATGAGCGTGATGGATTTGTTGATTTCCTGAATTAAtgattattcttctttaatGATAGATGTTGCCGTCGACAGCTCAAAATGGATTCGCGGGGCGTTCCGGGGTGGCTATCTGCTTTGCTTGTTAATATCTGGTCTGTTTCAGTTACGAATAATGAGTGGCGTTGGAACTGGTTTCGTTTTCAACGTGGTCTTTTCAATATGAGTATATTGTTTTGCCCTCTTTTCTTGTGCCTTGTAGTACATCTTCAAGCACCAAAAACATACCGAACCCAAAGCATACCCTACCAGGATTACAACAGAAAAGATTTTTACCAGAGTAAGTACAAGGATGGGCAATAAGACACCCCGCTATAGCAAGGCCAATCCCGTCCCTCCCGGGTCCATTGCCCATTCAACTCCCTGAAGCCAATCGCAACCAAACCCGACCCCCCAAAACAACCTTACCATGGAATCTTCTCGACGGAATATAAAGTTCACCTTGGCCAAAGCTCGGGATGTCTTTATTGGGCTATGCTCGCAATCACTGGACCCGGGCCCTCGCGCGGGACAGGAGCTGCTAAGGGCCGTGCAAGGAAGGTTTAGTTAGTATGGAAAGTATGTACCCCGCACGACCTAGACTACCTGGTGTCTGCGGTTTCCAATTGTTCGAGGCATGGTCTAGCCTTTGGATGGATTCGTAGCCAGATAGCATGAGAGGACTGGATTGCAGGGGTGTCTGTGCGCTGGGTTTGTCCCACTGACACTGGACTCCGTTACTCCTCTGGATTGTGGGGGATTTGGGGGCGGAGTATGGCGGGAATGGTATAACGTTGGAAGTTCACTAAGTAAACCAAACCATCTATCTGAGAGCATAGTTTAGTAGTCCCAACCAAACACTCGAGGCAAATCCAAAGACCAGCCTTAGGAGAAAACTCGGCGAAGAAATCcgaggagaaaggaaagaaataCGAAAAGCCAACCACTGGTCCATGACGACGATCATCCAGTGCCAGCGCCCTGTCTGCCGCCAAGGGCTCAGGTCGTGTGTCCTGGAATTCAACCTCAGGCTAGCAATGCACTGCTTTACTGTATTGGGTTATGGATTGGCTGTGCGCAGAACGCGGCCGGCTGGCACGGCTGGCACGGTTGGCTTTGCGTCTTCTGGGCGAATCATTGGCATGGTTTTCCTGTCGTGTCTTTTTTACTCCGGATACACTTTGTCGTTGCTCGTTGGGGAGTCAGAGGCACAGGCAAAGGCAGGGCTGGGCGACTTGATCTGCTGCCAAGCGGAGGGATCCACTGATGTGTTTTCTTGTTAAATGCCAATAATTGACGACACCTGCTCTGGCATTCTGAGTGAGAATGGTTGTAATAGCAGGTAGTACGTAGTACTTCCGATACCCGAAGTGAAAAGTTGGTGACTCGCACTGTGGAAGTCAAGTCCGCTTGGGGATCGATGACATCAGAGAGTGGGTCATTCTTTCTGAGCCATTTCGCGGCGttctctccaacaactcTCAGTTTTAAGTCATTCGAGGCCCAAGGGGATCTCCAGCTAGAGATCTCCCGGGAGCCTGGAGCCTGGAGGCGTCAGCGAGCCAGTCTGCGTACTACTTGTCATGCCAAGATGATAGCGCAACAGCCGCGTTCTTTTCTGAAGCTATTCTCGGCACCCAACTGGGACTCGGACTTGACCTCCACCAAGGGCCCCGCACGCCCCAGCGAACCCCCTCCAAAACGAGGTGCGTATATAGACTCCCGATTCGGCCACCCcttccctctcttcccttcTACTTCCTCCCCCCATCATGAAGCCTCTGATTCCATCTAACTCGTCTCTGACCGGTTCAGCTTCCACCATGGCTCGGTTCCGCACCCACCAGCACAAGAAGAACGCCCGCTCTTTAGCCTCCGAGGGCCCCTGGAAGGTCGATACACCGTTTGGACCGCCCGAGATCTCGCACATACACGTCCCCGGCGGCATTCGACGGATACGAAATACCTTTGCGAAATTGACTCCATCCGCCCGGGCCGAACGGCAGTTGCTCAGACAGAAGAACCTATACAAGAGCCCCCTGACCGAGCGCAACGTTGACACCTTCGTCACGCACCAGGAATTCGCGGAAGCCTGCTATCCGAATCGACACAGCAATGAAGTACAAGTGGTCGCTTGGCTTGATCGACTGTACTGAAGATCCTTGGCTTGCCATCCCTGTTCTACGTTACCATACCCTCTGACTCGACTGAGTCTGCCACTTCACAACGCGACAACAAATCAACTCGGCATCTCTACCCGAGACTCCATCGCAGCCACCAATATCTTCGCTCCCGATCCATTTGACATTCCTGCCGTTGATCTTCGAGTTCATGATACATCATCCGCTTGCGAATCATTATCTTGGCGCGAAGTGTGATAGCATTGGCACAGTCGCCAAGCATGCAAGTCAACAACGCCGGCAGACGCCCAGGCAGTAGGCACCCGTGATCACCAGAGATACCAGTCACACCACCCACCACGATGACTCGCGGGAAAGAACCTCGTTGCAGTGATTTGTCATCCATCCAACAACGAAATGGATGGCCCTGGATAACCCTATACAAACAGGGGGTTTCCGTGTTCGACGCGCGGCTCAACCCTATGAATTATATTCTTGCTATGGACTGCATACATTCGACGGCTCATTGGCAAGTTCCCGTCGACTGGCTCGCTATCTATATCCATCCTTACggcttattttcttttgtatACAGCCTTTTTGATTGCAGTTGATCCATTCGTTTGTTACCTGCAACAGCTTTGCTATTCCAACTAAACTACTGATCGGCTCTATGTCGGCCGTCGGTGGATGATTACTGTTTTCGATCGCGAATACCCATTTGCTTATTTGTTATCCTTGCTTTTCTAGCCAGGTGCTTGGAGTTTAGAATACCTATTTGTTTTTTTAGCTGCTTTACTTTGTTTATGATTAATACAGACAGAAGTTATTCTGAGGCTGTGCTTCTGCCGTAGTAGACTCTCCCATAGTGTGGCGTTTTCCCTTGCTCATGTTGATACTCAATTGGTGGGTCATCTATACAACTGGGCTTCAGGCAACTTCGAGACGTACCTCTAATCGGAAGAAGGTCCCAGCTAATACTCAATTTTCTGTAAGGTGCTGCGGCGGAACGATACGAAAAGAAACGGCTGTAAGGCTCAATTCCAAGCCCCCTTGCTTCAGGGCAGTGCAGTACCCTGCTTAGCCACCCAAGCCTCTGCCATCAGCCTCGTAGTACTGTCTACTTGgcgttttgctttttccaaCACCACAATTTAGCCTTGAAGGCAGAATTTTCAAATCACAAACTTGCCCAACTTGGTTGACCAGAGACAACCACCTTGTCGATTTTGTTCGATTACCTACCCGGATGCACTATTTTCATTATGGCTGGCAGTTCTCGAGAGCGCCAGATTGACTACGAacagctggatctggaagctGAGAGGCGCCGCAAGAGACCCCGCGGCGACCATGAAGCTCACCATAGCCTGGCCATTCGCAACGGCCACCAGAAGCGACTGAGATATCAAGACTATAAGATCGGAGTGATTTGCGCGCTGGAGTTTGAGATGAGTGCTATACGATATATGCTCGATGAAGAGCACCTCAGATTGCCCCCCGCACCGGGAGATCGGAACCTCTATGTTCTCGGTAACCTCTGTGGCCATAACGTTGCGATTGCTTGCCTTCCAGGGAATCAAGGAAAAGGAGCCGCCGCAACCGTTGCCACGAATATGGCACGCACTTTTCTTGAAATTGACTTACGGGTGCTTGTTGGGATTGGAGGCGGCATACCGAGTGATAGGCACGATATTCGCTTAGGAGATGTGGTCATAGGCATGCCTGACGGACTGCATAGTGGAGTGATTCAGTATGACTTGGGAAAAGATACAGAAGAGGGATTTGTCCTCAAAGGGTACTTGGAGCCGGTCCCTTCTATCCTGCGGTCCGCTATAGTGAGGATGCAATCAGATCACCGAgtcaaacaaaacaagaTCAACGAATTTCTAGGAGCAATGCtaaagaagggagaaggTCTTTCTACATACCAGAAGCCCCCCGCCGATACAGATGTCCTTTTTCAAGTGGGCTCAAAACATATTCTCAGTCAGGAGAGATGCAAGTACTGTGATAGCGAAACCGTGATCCACCGAGACCCAAGGAAATCAAACGCTCCAAAAATCCATTACGGATTGATTGCTTCTGGGGATCGGGTTATGCGAAATGCTAGGGGCAGTCGTTTGACCACACAGCCCGATTTATGCAATGTATTATGCTTCGAAatggaggctgctggaaTATTGACAGACTTTCCATGCCTTGTGATTCGCGGCATTTCTGACTATGCAGACTCGCACAAAAACGATGACTGGCAACACtatgccgccgccgtggccgCGGGATGTGCCAAAGAGGTCCTTTCTTATTTGAGCTCTGAATTATCTGTGGATGAAATGGAACTTGACTACATCATCTCACAGAACTATGCTGCACCTGCATCCGCTAAACCAGCCGACATTTCATCTCGACATCGTGATGGGGACAATGAATCGCTCAGCaaggaagcaaagcagaAATTACTGGAGTCATTGAGATTTGATCAGATCGAGGCTCGGAAGAGTAACATTAAAAGTTCCCACGCAAGGACTTGCAAATGGCTTCTGGAAAACCCGGAATACTGTGAGTGGCTTGACACCACCGAGCTCAACAGCCATCACGGTGTTTTGTGGATAAAGGGAAAACCGGGAGCTGGAAAATCAACACTTATGAAATTTGCTCTTGACAATGCCATCGAAAACATGAAGGATAGGACAGTCCTacacttcttcttcaatgcgcgaggagaggagttggagaagtctACAATCGGGATGTATCGATCTCTCTTGTGGCAACTTTTTAGTGAACATGAAGCTCCAGCTATGAAAGCACGGCATCAAGACAAGGGCTTCCAGTGGAATGTGGTATTGCTGCAAGAAGTTTTTCAAAAAGCAATCCAGAGCCTTGGAGAGTCGGCTATCATGTGCTTTATTGACGCACTCGATGAATGCGAAGAGATGCAGATCCGCGACATGTTACGCTTTTTTGAAGACATGGCAGGATTGGCTGTCAAAGCTGGCATTCGTTTTAATGTTCTTTTTGCGAGCAGGCATTACCCCCATATCACCATCAAGAAAGGGTTGGAGCTCACCCTAGAAGGCCAAAAGGGACACAGCGATGACATTGTGGCTTATGTGGATAGCGAGCTGAAAATCGGAGACAGTAATCTTGCAACACAAATACAAATCAAGGACGAACTTCGACGAAAAGCATCTGGAGTTTTCATGTGGGTTGTTCTTGTCGTGCAGATCCTGAATAAGGAGCATGACCGTGGCCGTATACATGACCTTGAGCAGAAGCTCCGACACATTCCTGGCGACCTGCACGAACTATTTCGCGATATTCTGGCACGGGATGATGCTAACAGAGATGAGCTCATTTTGTGTATTCAATGGGTTCTGTTTGCGATACGACCTTTGAAGCCTGTGGAATTATACTGCATCCTTCTTTTCGAAACCGATTGTAGTGCAACCAACGAGTGGAAACCCGGGAATATTACAGACGAAGCCATGAAAAGGTATATTCTGGATTGTTCCAAAGGACTTTCAGAAATAACTGTTTCAAACCCAACTGTCCAGTTCATCCACGAGTCTGTGAGGGACTTTCTCCTCAAGGAAAACTGGTTATCCCAGATTTGGCCTGAGCTAGGAGACAACTTCCAGGGGCAAAGTCATGAACATCTAAAGAGGCTCTGTCTTGAATACATGACTATGAAGAGCATACCCGGATGCTTGGGTCTGGAAAACTCCCATCCAAAAGCCCACAGACGGGAAATGGTTGAGGGCTACCAGCCCTGCGGAAAAGCCACCGACGCATTTCCGTTCCTCGAGTACTCGGTTCTGAATATTTTTGAACATGCAGAGGCGGCAGCAAAGAATGGGATTATACAGAGCGCCTTCCTTGAGGACTTTCAGCTCTCTTATTGGAACGCTTTGAACGGAATTTTGGGAAATGTATCCGCATACAAATATGACTCCGTTGTGAGCCTCCAGTATTTTCTTGCGGAATATGGCCTCCTAAATCTCATCGAAGCTTGTCCATTCAGTCCATCTTggctggaggaagaaaatTATAAGGAGCGTGACGAACATGCGCTCTTTTGGTGCCTTACGACCAAGAGCAAAGACACTCTTCAAGCAATAATGAGAGCATATGCACGGAATGGACCTCCGGGGAGTAAGCTTCACGGACTATGCAATCGCGCAGTGAGTGCGAATATTCAAGATAATTTCGAGTTATCAAAGCGGAACTCCGTCCCTCCCGTTGCACCGGGGACTGGTGAAGAGCTTTTATTCATTTTTATGCTTGAAACAGGAGCTATATTACTGGATGATTTTGATGAAGAGTGGAGAACACCACTAGAATACGCGGCGGCGAATGGCTATTTGCAGCTCGCCCGACTATCACTTGACCGCGAGCGTGCTGACCCGAATTTCGATTCTGATTCTAGCCTCATAGATCTCGCATTATTATATGCAGCATCAAATGGGCACGAGGAAATTGTCAAATTACTGCTTGCTGATCCCCATGTTGACCctaatctctataattttaatacaCCAACGGCACTTGCAAACGCAGCATCAAATGGGAACGAGAAAATTGTCAAATTACTGCTTGCTGACCCGCGTGTTGACCCTAATctctataaatctaatacACCAACGGCACTTGCAAACGCAGCAGAGCATGGACAAGAGAAAATTGTTAAATTACTGCTTACTGATCCGCGTGTTGACCCTAATCTCTATGATCCTGATATATTAACGGTACTTGCATGCGCAGCAGCGGATGGACAAGAAGAAATTGTCAAATTAC
This region of Aspergillus puulaauensis MK2 DNA, chromosome 5, nearly complete sequence genomic DNA includes:
- a CDS encoding uncharacterized protein (COG:S;~EggNog:ENOG410Q1FQ), translating into MIAQQPRSFLKLFSAPNWDSDLTSTKGPARPSEPPPKRASTMARFRTHQHKKNARSLASEGPWKVDTPFGPPEISHIHVPGGIRRIRNTFAKLTPSARAERQLLRQKNLYKSPLTERNVDTFVTHQEFAEACYPNRHSNEVQVVAWLDRLY
- a CDS encoding Pfs, NB-ARC and Ankyrin domain protein (COG:F;~EggNog:ENOG410Q17E;~InterPro:IPR000845,IPR035994,IPR002110,IPR027417, IPR007111,IPR036770,IPR020683;~PFAM:PF05729,PF12796,PF00023,PF13857,PF01048, PF13637,PF13606;~go_function: GO:0003824 - catalytic activity [Evidence IEA];~go_function: GO:0005515 - protein binding [Evidence IEA];~go_process: GO:0009116 - nucleoside metabolic process [Evidence IEA]); amino-acid sequence: MAGSSRERQIDYEQLDLEAERRRKRPRGDHEAHHSLAIRNGHQKRLRYQDYKIGVICALEFEMSAIRYMLDEEHLRLPPAPGDRNLYVLGNLCGHNVAIACLPGNQGKGAAATVATNMARTFLEIDLRVLVGIGGGIPSDRHDIRLGDVVIGMPDGLHSGVIQYDLGKDTEEGFVLKGYLEPVPSILRSAIVRMQSDHRVKQNKINEFLGAMLKKGEGLSTYQKPPADTDVLFQVGSKHILSQERCKYCDSETVIHRDPRKSNAPKIHYGLIASGDRVMRNARGSRLTTQPDLCNVLCFEMEAAGILTDFPCLVIRGISDYADSHKNDDWQHYAAAVAAGCAKEVLSYLSSELSVDEMELDYIISQNYAAPASAKPADISSRHRDGDNESLSKEAKQKLLESLRFDQIEARKSNIKSSHARTCKWLLENPEYCEWLDTTELNSHHGVLWIKGKPGAGKSTLMKFALDNAIENMKDRTVLHFFFNARGEELEKSTIGMYRSLLWQLFSEHEAPAMKARHQDKGFQWNVVLLQEVFQKAIQSLGESAIMCFIDALDECEEMQIRDMLRFFEDMAGLAVKAGIRFNVLFASRHYPHITIKKGLELTLEGQKGHSDDIVAYVDSELKIGDSNLATQIQIKDELRRKASGVFMWVVLVVQILNKEHDRGRIHDLEQKLRHIPGDLHELFRDILARDDANRDELILCIQWVLFAIRPLKPVELYCILLFETDCSATNEWKPGNITDEAMKRYILDCSKGLSEITVSNPTVQFIHESVRDFLLKENWLSQIWPELGDNFQGQSHEHLKRLCLEYMTMKSIPGCLGLENSHPKAHRREMVEGYQPCGKATDAFPFLEYSVLNIFEHAEAAAKNGIIQSAFLEDFQLSYWNALNGILGNVSAYKYDSVVSLQYFLAEYGLLNLIEACPFSPSWLEEENYKERDEHALFWCLTTKSKDTLQAIMRAYARNGPPGSKLHGLCNRAVSANIQDNFELSKRNSVPPVAPGTGEELLFIFMLETGAILLDDFDEEWRTPLEYAAANGYLQLARLSLDRERADPNFDSDSSLIDLALLYAASNGHEEIVKLLLADPHVDPNLYNFNTPTALANAASNGNEKIVKLLLADPRVDPNLYKSNTPTALANAAEHGQEKIVKLLLTDPRVDPNLYDPDILTVLACAAADGQEEIVKLLLANPRVDPNLHGSYKSTALASAALNGHEEIVKLLLADPRVAIQSDVTPLVCAVRSGHIELVRFLLDDQRCNLDIKNDKRGALISSAARRCYPEIVKLLFDNQHIIRAIEADPYESPLSSAVVNGHAEIVKLLLDKQRFHPDMKDDEGWTPLCHAAAYNHAEIVTLLLTDQCADPNLTDIDGRTPLSWAAGNGHTETVKLLLAAKNIDLNTKSADTLSWAARNGHTEVVELLLGNEHVKSGIWDDEEKLVREAWSYGMDITKLLLAETPIDPNILTPHGMTLLSWAAWNDDRELAELLLKSQRLKPNIQDKEGRSALLLATERRNVETLQLLLSDPRVDLTIQDKDGKTALSLAREMVDETLVSMLQSACR
- a CDS encoding uncharacterized protein (COG:K;~EggNog:ENOG410PNS8;~InterPro:IPR011598,IPR036638;~PFAM:PF00010;~go_function: GO:0046983 - protein dimerization activity [Evidence IEA]); the protein is MSRSRLPPTPAMSGELIIKDKDQAMIDGSDVFALPPAAYSPSKVNDASRRSSKSDPSVFFPVSPTSPRLDPSRNANPPSQAGFKRPLEDLDLPPPPTRTRKIIQMKPKTQSSPKPAAAPAKPASKGNTKAAANSTSPAASKKKQPSATSAAGRKIARKTAHSLIERRRRSKMNEEFSTLKNMIPACQGQEMHKLAILQASIDYVNYLEQCIQGLKTPGEHKPLAPPSLPAAPLSPTSPEFLGEVQGSTYSASVSPEVPPHSVASTSPMYSPRSGIPLAGATSEIPPSILPSPALGPIRANERTMGPGPARSSWAVPSATTSPAIQPRFSNASSADMDHEASAALLMLNRDPRGSIDSGHGGSVSSSVSREDEKYKVSDQQRKRMSVMDLLIS